A single region of the Halopiger xanaduensis SH-6 genome encodes:
- a CDS encoding long-chain fatty acid--CoA ligase codes for MPAGTDQTLRPFLWRASKLYADTEIVSRNHDGMQRYTYGEYADRTSRLANALEEYGIEQGDRVGTFCWNHSRHFETYFAVPSMGAQLHTINPLLPDAHIRYIVDNADDELIFVDHSFAGKLAGAVADAEGEFDDVDFVVMGREESDDLEATPYESFIEGRDAEYDWPDVDEEQPAGMCYTSGTTGDPKGVEYTQQMLWSHTMASQTPQGIPMADDDVVMPVVPMFHVNAWGMPFTATAGGAKQVFPGPSPEPADLADLIETEGVTITAGVPIVWLGLMEYCSENQVDLSALETVIVGGSAAPKSMIEWFDDRDVEVLHAWGMTETAPIGTVSHLRADLRDADYETRVDKRSKQGLVMPGLEFRVVGDDGEEVAWNGEDFGELWIRGPWVATEYFERPQANEAEFEDGWLKTGDVVTVDGDGYVKIVDREKDVIKSGGEWISSVELENAIMAHDGVAEAAVVGVPHERWQERPVAFVVPVEGADRETLVDEITDHLADEYPKWWLPDDIEFIQEIPKTATGKFSKKDIREEYADESLVEGRVPEEAAPDSD; via the coding sequence ATGCCAGCGGGAACAGATCAAACCCTTCGGCCGTTTCTGTGGCGCGCGAGCAAACTGTACGCCGACACGGAGATCGTCTCGCGGAACCACGACGGGATGCAACGGTACACGTACGGCGAGTACGCGGACCGGACGAGTCGACTCGCGAACGCCCTCGAGGAGTACGGCATCGAGCAGGGCGACCGCGTCGGGACGTTCTGCTGGAATCACTCGCGGCACTTCGAGACGTACTTCGCCGTCCCGTCGATGGGGGCGCAACTGCACACGATCAATCCCCTCCTCCCCGACGCGCACATTCGGTACATCGTCGACAACGCCGACGACGAACTGATCTTCGTCGATCACTCGTTCGCGGGGAAACTCGCCGGCGCGGTCGCCGATGCTGAGGGCGAGTTCGACGACGTCGACTTCGTCGTCATGGGGCGCGAGGAGTCGGACGACCTCGAGGCGACGCCCTACGAGTCGTTCATCGAGGGCCGCGACGCGGAGTACGACTGGCCCGACGTCGACGAGGAACAGCCCGCCGGGATGTGTTACACCTCGGGCACGACCGGCGATCCGAAGGGCGTCGAGTACACCCAGCAGATGCTCTGGAGCCACACGATGGCCTCCCAGACGCCGCAGGGGATCCCGATGGCCGACGACGACGTCGTCATGCCTGTCGTCCCGATGTTCCACGTCAACGCCTGGGGGATGCCGTTTACGGCGACGGCGGGCGGCGCGAAACAGGTCTTCCCCGGTCCATCTCCGGAGCCCGCGGACCTCGCGGACCTCATCGAAACCGAGGGCGTGACGATCACCGCGGGCGTGCCGATCGTCTGGCTCGGGCTGATGGAGTACTGCTCGGAGAACCAGGTGGACCTCTCGGCGCTCGAGACCGTGATCGTCGGCGGCTCGGCGGCGCCGAAGTCGATGATCGAGTGGTTCGACGACCGGGACGTCGAGGTGCTGCACGCCTGGGGAATGACCGAGACGGCGCCGATCGGGACGGTCTCGCACCTCCGAGCCGACCTGCGGGACGCCGACTACGAGACGCGGGTCGACAAGCGCAGCAAACAGGGGCTCGTGATGCCCGGCCTCGAGTTCAGGGTTGTCGGCGACGACGGCGAGGAGGTCGCCTGGAACGGCGAGGACTTCGGCGAGCTGTGGATCCGCGGCCCGTGGGTGGCCACGGAGTACTTCGAGCGACCGCAGGCCAACGAGGCGGAGTTCGAGGACGGCTGGCTCAAGACCGGCGACGTCGTCACCGTCGACGGGGACGGCTACGTCAAGATCGTCGACCGGGAGAAGGACGTGATCAAGTCCGGCGGCGAGTGGATCTCGTCGGTCGAACTCGAGAACGCGATCATGGCCCACGACGGCGTCGCCGAGGCGGCGGTCGTCGGCGTACCCCACGAGCGGTGGCAGGAGCGGCCGGTCGCGTTCGTCGTCCCCGTAGAGGGGGCCGACCGCGAGACGCTCGTCGACGAGATAACCGACCACCTCGCCGACGAGTACCCGAAGTGGTGGCTCCCGGACGATATCGAGTTCATCCAGGAGATTCCGAAGACGGCGACCGGGAAATTCTCGAAGAAGGACATTCGCGAGGAGTACGCCGACGAATCGCTCGTCGAAGGACGGGTTCCGGAAGAGGCTGCACCGGATAGCGACTGA
- a CDS encoding acyl-CoA carboxylase subunit beta, translating to MRVRIAPGATDDEASAIAAALAEHLGAAVEVYVGNADEPAAVHEHDSNGSGRESIGETEASAAIADGNDDDLGPTEREQRLRAEIEDILEGGPEKYREQLPEEGKLFVRDRLELWFGGEDDEFLFEDGKFAAFDDWHPDGAGEETDDRLPADGLITGAATFEGRDVHFMANDYTVKRGSMAAKGVEKFLRMQQRALKTGRPVLYLMDSSGGRIDQQTGFFANREGIGKYYYNHSMLSGRVPQICVLYGPCIAGAAYTPVFADFTIMVEGMSAMAIASPRMVQMVTGEDIDLEELGGPQVHTRESGSADLVAEDEEHARELVARLITYLPDNADETPPRREGVPPEKSPAGIDAVVPQRPNKGYDMTAVIERVVDEGSYFELQPEYGAEIVTAFARIDGRPVGIVANQPAKRAGAIFPDAAEKAAGFIWKCDAFNVPLLYLCDTPGFMAGSGVEKEGILEQGKKMIYATSAATVPQQTVVVRKAYGAGIYAMGGPAYDPESVIALPSGEIAIMGPDAAINAVYARKLAEIDDPEERERQERELREAYREDIDVHRMASEVVIDEIVPPSTLREELAARFAFYEDVEKSVPSKKHGTVL from the coding sequence ATGAGAGTCCGTATCGCACCGGGGGCGACCGACGACGAGGCGTCGGCGATCGCCGCCGCGCTGGCCGAGCACCTCGGTGCTGCGGTCGAAGTCTACGTCGGGAACGCGGACGAACCGGCGGCGGTTCACGAGCACGACTCGAATGGGTCGGGACGCGAGTCGATAGGTGAGACCGAGGCCAGCGCCGCGATCGCCGACGGAAACGATGACGACCTCGGTCCCACCGAACGCGAACAGCGCCTCCGCGCGGAGATCGAGGACATCCTCGAGGGCGGTCCCGAGAAGTACCGCGAGCAACTCCCCGAGGAGGGCAAACTGTTCGTTCGGGACCGGCTCGAGCTGTGGTTCGGCGGCGAGGACGACGAGTTCCTCTTCGAGGACGGCAAGTTTGCAGCGTTCGACGACTGGCATCCCGACGGCGCCGGCGAGGAAACGGACGACCGGCTCCCGGCGGACGGACTCATCACCGGCGCGGCGACCTTCGAGGGGCGGGACGTCCACTTCATGGCCAACGACTACACGGTCAAGCGCGGCAGCATGGCCGCGAAGGGCGTCGAGAAGTTCCTGCGGATGCAACAGCGCGCCCTGAAGACCGGCCGCCCCGTCCTCTACCTGATGGACTCCTCGGGCGGCCGAATCGACCAGCAGACCGGCTTCTTCGCCAACCGCGAGGGGATCGGGAAGTACTACTACAACCACTCGATGCTCTCCGGGCGCGTCCCGCAGATCTGCGTCCTCTACGGGCCCTGCATCGCCGGCGCCGCCTACACGCCCGTCTTCGCGGACTTCACGATCATGGTCGAGGGGATGTCCGCCATGGCGATCGCCTCGCCGCGGATGGTGCAAATGGTAACGGGCGAAGATATCGACCTCGAGGAGCTGGGCGGTCCGCAGGTCCACACTCGCGAATCCGGGTCGGCGGATCTCGTCGCGGAGGACGAGGAGCACGCTCGAGAGCTCGTCGCCCGGTTGATCACCTACCTGCCGGACAACGCCGACGAGACGCCGCCGCGACGGGAGGGGGTCCCGCCCGAGAAGTCGCCCGCCGGGATCGACGCCGTCGTGCCTCAGCGACCGAACAAGGGGTACGATATGACCGCCGTCATCGAGCGGGTCGTCGACGAGGGATCGTACTTCGAACTCCAGCCGGAGTACGGCGCGGAGATCGTCACGGCCTTCGCCCGGATCGACGGCCGCCCGGTCGGCATCGTCGCGAACCAGCCGGCCAAGCGCGCGGGTGCGATCTTCCCGGACGCCGCCGAGAAGGCCGCGGGATTCATCTGGAAGTGCGACGCGTTCAACGTGCCGCTGCTGTACCTCTGTGACACCCCCGGCTTCATGGCGGGCTCGGGGGTCGAGAAGGAGGGGATTCTGGAGCAGGGCAAGAAGATGATCTACGCCACGTCGGCGGCGACGGTGCCCCAGCAGACCGTCGTCGTCCGCAAGGCCTACGGCGCCGGCATCTACGCGATGGGCGGGCCGGCCTACGATCCCGAGAGCGTCATCGCGCTCCCCTCGGGCGAGATCGCCATCATGGGACCGGACGCGGCGATCAACGCCGTCTACGCCCGCAAGCTCGCCGAAATCGACGACCCTGAGGAACGCGAGCGTCAGGAGCGGGAACTGCGCGAAGCGTACCGCGAGGACATCGACGTCCACCGGATGGCCAGCGAGGTCGTCATCGACGAGATCGTCCCGCCGAGCACGCTCCGGGAGGAACTCGCCGCCCGGTTCGCCTTCTACGAGGACGTCGAGAAGTCCGTGCCGTCGAAAAAACACGGGACGGTACTGTAG
- a CDS encoding 3-hydroxyacyl-CoA dehydrogenase family protein → MVRDQIDRIGVVGAGTMGSGIAQVAATGGYDVRMRDVEEEFVESGFESIRESLERLENRDDLEEDPETIRGRIEGTTDLEAFADCDLVVEAVLEDLDVKREVFADLERVCDDDVPLATNTSTLSITSIAADLEHPERVIGLHFMNPVPIMEGVEVVVGEKTSDEATDLAHRIAEDLEKTTWEADDKPGFVTNRILMPWINEGIRAFDEGVAAKGDIDRGMELGTNVPMGPLRLADHIGLDVCLHASETLHEELGDRYQPAYLLKRKVEAGDLGKKTGKGFYEYEDE, encoded by the coding sequence ATGGTACGCGATCAGATCGACCGGATCGGCGTCGTCGGCGCGGGGACGATGGGCAGCGGCATCGCACAGGTCGCCGCCACCGGCGGCTACGACGTGCGCATGCGCGACGTCGAGGAGGAGTTCGTCGAGAGCGGCTTCGAGAGCATCCGGGAGAGCCTCGAGCGACTCGAAAACCGCGACGACCTCGAGGAGGACCCCGAGACGATCCGAGGGCGAATCGAGGGGACGACGGACCTCGAGGCGTTCGCCGACTGCGATCTCGTGGTCGAGGCCGTCCTCGAGGATCTCGACGTGAAGCGGGAGGTGTTCGCCGATCTCGAGCGCGTCTGCGACGACGACGTCCCGCTCGCGACGAACACGAGCACGCTCTCGATCACGTCGATCGCCGCCGACCTCGAGCATCCCGAACGCGTGATCGGCCTGCACTTCATGAACCCCGTCCCGATCATGGAGGGCGTCGAGGTCGTCGTCGGCGAGAAGACGAGCGACGAAGCGACCGATCTGGCCCACCGGATCGCCGAAGACCTCGAGAAAACGACCTGGGAGGCCGACGACAAGCCCGGCTTCGTCACGAACCGCATCCTGATGCCGTGGATCAACGAGGGGATCCGCGCCTTCGACGAGGGCGTCGCCGCGAAGGGCGACATCGACCGCGGGATGGAACTCGGGACGAACGTCCCGATGGGGCCGCTGCGGCTCGCGGACCATATCGGTCTGGACGTCTGCCTGCACGCCTCCGAGACGCTCCACGAGGAACTCGGCGACCGGTACCAGCCCGCCTACCTGCTCAAGCGGAAGGTCGAAGCCGGCGACCTCGGGAAGAAGACCGGCAAGGGATTCTACGAGTACGAGGACGAGTAA
- a CDS encoding pyridoxal phosphate-dependent aminotransferase, whose product MTRSSAADTDTETEPEADRLSERVREIEPQQIRVMFELASEYERETADSDLVHLEFGEPDFDTPDHVVEAAVEAARNGATNYTSNAGMPKLREAIAETLSSERDRPVDPNSEIVVTNGGVEALHLAIHAVADPGDEIVVPTPAWPNPISQAKLADAVPVEVPMPADEGFEPDPERIVDAIGPDTAAVLLTSPSNPTGRVFPAEAVERVVAAAADRGAYVIADEVYRELAYEELPPRAVSLAERNERDDWVLSINSCSKTYAMTGWRVGWLSGPEDVLSQVETIHESTTSCVNTPAQYAAIEALTGPQEPFDEMQAAFRERRDYVVDRLESIPRVAAAEPEGAFYAFVDMSALEGSSTEVAKRLLYDHEVVAAPGTAFGAGGEGHLRLSFANDMARLETGLDRLEEMVRTEPDDE is encoded by the coding sequence ATGACCCGGTCGTCCGCCGCCGACACCGATACCGAAACCGAACCCGAAGCGGATCGGCTCTCCGAACGCGTCCGCGAGATCGAGCCCCAGCAGATTCGCGTGATGTTCGAACTCGCGTCCGAGTACGAACGCGAGACGGCCGACAGCGACCTCGTCCACCTCGAGTTCGGCGAACCCGACTTCGACACGCCGGACCACGTCGTCGAGGCGGCAGTCGAGGCCGCCCGGAACGGGGCGACGAACTACACCTCGAACGCGGGGATGCCGAAACTCCGGGAAGCGATCGCGGAAACGCTCTCGAGCGAGCGGGACCGTCCCGTCGACCCGAACTCGGAGATCGTGGTCACGAACGGCGGCGTCGAGGCGCTGCACCTCGCGATCCACGCGGTCGCCGACCCCGGCGACGAGATCGTCGTCCCCACGCCCGCGTGGCCGAACCCGATCTCGCAGGCGAAACTCGCCGACGCGGTTCCCGTCGAGGTGCCGATGCCCGCCGACGAGGGGTTCGAGCCCGACCCCGAGCGGATCGTCGACGCGATCGGACCGGACACCGCGGCCGTCCTGCTGACCTCGCCGTCGAACCCGACCGGCCGGGTGTTCCCCGCGGAGGCCGTCGAGCGCGTCGTCGCGGCCGCGGCCGACCGCGGGGCCTACGTGATCGCCGACGAGGTCTACCGCGAACTGGCCTACGAGGAGCTGCCGCCCCGCGCCGTCAGCCTCGCCGAGCGCAACGAGCGCGACGACTGGGTGCTCTCGATCAACTCCTGCTCGAAGACCTACGCGATGACCGGCTGGCGCGTCGGCTGGCTCTCCGGCCCCGAAGACGTCCTCTCGCAGGTCGAGACGATCCACGAGAGTACGACCTCTTGCGTGAACACGCCCGCCCAGTACGCCGCCATCGAGGCGCTGACCGGCCCGCAGGAGCCGTTCGATGAGATGCAGGCGGCCTTCCGCGAGCGCCGCGACTACGTCGTCGACCGCCTCGAGTCGATCCCCCGCGTCGCCGCTGCCGAACCCGAGGGCGCCTTCTACGCGTTCGTCGACATGAGCGCGCTCGAGGGCTCGAGCACCGAAGTCGCGAAGCGACTGCTCTACGATCACGAGGTCGTCGCGGCGCCGGGAACGGCCTTCGGCGCCGGCGGCGAGGGCCACCTCCGGCTCAGTTTCGCGAACGATATGGCGCGGCTCGAGACGGGACTGGATCGGCTCGAGGAGATGGTTCGGACCGAACCGGACGACGAGTGA
- a CDS encoding SGNH/GDSL hydrolase family protein → MQRDGIQFHNVAEARPAEDRDGLLLQRVPEAIRRELNEGAQSRMRHPAGVELRFVPDGPASVTLSTVPGGSASEETVRVFWGPIQGSTAVVVGSEPTTIEVEPPEKLADLEPSAREDLAFDPRVCRIRLPGEHRGGPTVYHGLEGDVRPPREDELPDRRYLAYGTSITEGEAPSAEHLTYVGQTARRLDADLINLGSCGTAYCDAAIADHIAARDDWDVATLSISVNMVGTFSADEFRERAARMVECVASAHPEKPVVPITIFRNGWDVSQGASESGDADECERFREELRAVVDQTPHDNVHLLEGPELLPTIEGLTTDLVHPGDNAMITMGEHLAAELEALLEA, encoded by the coding sequence ATGCAACGAGACGGCATCCAGTTCCACAACGTCGCCGAGGCCCGACCGGCCGAGGACCGAGACGGTCTCCTGCTGCAACGCGTTCCGGAGGCGATCCGGCGCGAACTCAACGAGGGCGCGCAGTCGCGGATGCGCCACCCCGCGGGCGTCGAACTCCGGTTCGTCCCCGACGGCCCCGCGTCGGTGACGCTCTCGACGGTCCCCGGCGGCAGCGCCTCGGAGGAAACCGTCCGGGTCTTCTGGGGCCCGATCCAGGGCTCGACGGCGGTCGTCGTCGGTTCGGAGCCGACGACGATCGAGGTCGAACCCCCCGAGAAGCTCGCCGACCTCGAGCCGTCGGCCCGCGAGGACCTCGCGTTCGATCCCCGCGTCTGCCGGATCCGGCTGCCGGGCGAACACCGCGGCGGGCCGACGGTCTACCACGGCCTCGAGGGCGACGTCCGTCCGCCTCGCGAGGACGAGTTGCCCGACCGACGCTACCTCGCCTACGGAACCTCGATCACCGAGGGCGAGGCCCCGTCGGCGGAGCACCTGACCTACGTCGGACAGACGGCTCGGCGGCTCGACGCTGACCTGATCAATCTCGGCTCCTGTGGCACGGCCTACTGCGACGCCGCGATCGCGGACCACATCGCCGCGCGCGACGACTGGGACGTCGCGACGCTGTCGATCTCCGTCAACATGGTCGGCACGTTTTCCGCCGACGAGTTCCGGGAACGAGCCGCGCGGATGGTCGAGTGCGTCGCGAGCGCCCACCCCGAGAAGCCGGTCGTCCCGATCACCATCTTCCGGAACGGGTGGGACGTCAGCCAGGGTGCCAGCGAGTCGGGCGACGCCGACGAGTGCGAGCGGTTCCGCGAGGAACTGCGCGCGGTCGTGGATCAGACGCCCCACGACAACGTCCACCTGCTCGAGGGGCCCGAGCTGCTGCCGACGATCGAGGGTCTCACGACCGATTTGGTCCACCCCGGCGACAACGCGATGATCACGATGGGCGAGCACCTCGCGGCGGAACTCGAGGCGCTGCTCGAGGCGTAA
- a CDS encoding GNAT family N-acetyltransferase: MGDVLPETIETDRLRLEALRPESVDTLELYDICSSDPDIEAITEYLTWDPHETPKDTLEFLEHMGEQYESNDGASYVIRPREDEDGASEIAGTGGFGINWEKRTMTLGVWLRKRFWGRGYSGERAAAFVELAFDRLDLELVAVAAHVDNERSNRAIEKYVEAYGGSREGRFWNHVVLNGDPVDCYRYSVSRAEWEAHSTDVAVEFVD; encoded by the coding sequence ATGGGCGATGTGCTCCCCGAAACCATCGAAACCGACCGCCTGCGACTCGAGGCATTGCGACCGGAGTCGGTCGACACGCTCGAGTTGTACGACATCTGCTCGTCAGATCCCGACATCGAGGCGATCACCGAGTACCTCACCTGGGATCCCCACGAGACCCCGAAGGACACTCTCGAGTTCCTCGAGCACATGGGCGAGCAGTACGAGTCGAACGACGGCGCGTCGTACGTGATCCGCCCTCGAGAGGACGAAGACGGGGCCAGCGAGATCGCCGGTACCGGCGGTTTCGGGATCAACTGGGAGAAACGGACGATGACGCTCGGCGTCTGGCTCCGCAAGCGGTTCTGGGGCCGCGGCTACTCCGGCGAGCGAGCCGCCGCGTTCGTCGAACTGGCCTTCGACCGGCTCGACCTCGAGCTGGTGGCCGTCGCGGCCCACGTCGACAACGAGCGGTCGAACCGCGCGATCGAGAAGTACGTCGAGGCCTACGGCGGCAGCCGCGAGGGTCGCTTCTGGAACCACGTCGTCCTGAACGGCGATCCGGTCGACTGCTACCGCTATAGCGTTTCACGGGCGGAGTGGGAGGCACACTCGACGGACGTCGCCGTGGAGTTCGTCGACTAA
- a CDS encoding class 1 fructose-bisphosphatase — MTVSDPVVESVVATIGRSATEIRQGLIGRRGAVEESENPTGDTQLEADVWADDLLGDRLASLEGVGQYASEERAEVVDCGGDPEADDGVYAVAVDPLDGSSNLESNNAMGTIFGVYDAALPARGERLVAAGYVLYGPITTLVIATEETVAEYELTGGERRLVERDLELPEDPVVYGFGGRVPDWPADFESYAREIERELKLRYGGAMIGDVNQVLTYGGIFGYPGLESRPEGKLRLQFEGNPIGYVVERAGGRSSNGDRSLLTVDPTEIHQRTPVHVGNGDLIERLEDALA, encoded by the coding sequence ATGACGGTCTCCGATCCGGTCGTCGAGTCGGTCGTCGCGACGATCGGCCGCTCGGCGACGGAGATCCGCCAGGGACTAATCGGTCGCCGCGGCGCGGTCGAGGAGTCCGAGAATCCGACCGGCGACACCCAGCTGGAGGCCGACGTCTGGGCGGACGACCTGCTCGGCGACCGCCTCGCTTCGCTCGAGGGCGTCGGGCAGTACGCCAGCGAGGAGCGCGCCGAGGTCGTCGACTGCGGCGGCGATCCCGAGGCCGACGACGGCGTCTACGCGGTCGCGGTCGACCCGCTCGACGGCTCCTCGAACCTCGAGTCGAACAACGCGATGGGGACGATCTTCGGCGTCTACGACGCCGCCCTGCCGGCCCGGGGCGAGCGGCTGGTCGCCGCCGGCTACGTGCTCTACGGACCGATCACGACGCTGGTGATCGCGACCGAGGAAACGGTCGCCGAGTACGAGCTGACCGGCGGCGAGCGCCGACTCGTCGAGCGCGACCTCGAACTCCCAGAAGACCCGGTCGTCTACGGGTTCGGCGGTCGCGTTCCCGACTGGCCCGCCGACTTCGAGTCGTACGCCCGCGAGATCGAACGGGAACTGAAACTGCGCTACGGCGGCGCGATGATCGGCGACGTCAACCAGGTGCTCACCTACGGCGGCATCTTCGGCTACCCCGGTCTCGAGTCCCGTCCCGAGGGGAAGCTCCGGCTCCAGTTCGAGGGGAACCCGATCGGCTACGTCGTCGAGCGGGCGGGCGGACGCTCCTCGAACGGGGACCGGTCGCTGCTGACCGTCGATCCCACGGAGATTCACCAGCGGACGCCGGTCCACGTCGGCAACGGGGACCTGATCGAGCGCCTCGAGGACGCTCTGGCGTAG
- a CDS encoding SDR family oxidoreductase, which translates to MNDTVLVAGSHGPTGQHVTRLLAERDAEPRAMIRDESQADEMESLGGEPVVADLTEPDSLESAVEGCGAIVFAAGSNGEDVYGVDRDGAINLIDAAEAEGVDRFVMLSSMGADDPESGPDALRDYLIAKAEADEYLRQSDLSSTIVRPGELTTEDGSGELRAADSLEMASGDIPREDVARVLVTAIDFEPVSGKTFEILSGDESIEDALEAAGTNG; encoded by the coding sequence ATGAACGACACCGTACTCGTCGCCGGATCGCACGGTCCGACCGGACAGCACGTCACGCGGCTGCTCGCCGAGCGCGACGCCGAGCCGCGGGCGATGATCCGCGACGAATCGCAGGCCGACGAAATGGAGTCGCTCGGCGGCGAACCGGTCGTCGCCGACCTGACCGAGCCCGACTCGCTCGAGTCCGCCGTCGAGGGCTGCGGCGCGATCGTCTTCGCCGCGGGCTCGAACGGCGAGGACGTCTACGGCGTCGACCGCGACGGGGCGATCAACCTGATCGACGCCGCCGAGGCAGAGGGGGTCGACCGGTTCGTCATGCTCAGTTCGATGGGCGCCGACGACCCCGAATCGGGCCCCGACGCCCTTCGGGACTACCTCATCGCGAAGGCCGAAGCTGACGAGTACCTTCGGCAGAGCGATCTCTCCTCTACAATCGTCCGTCCGGGCGAATTGACGACCGAGGATGGCTCGGGAGAGCTTCGTGCCGCTGACAGCCTCGAGATGGCATCTGGCGACATCCCGCGCGAAGACGTCGCCCGCGTGCTCGTGACCGCGATCGACTTCGAACCGGTCTCCGGCAAGACGTTCGAGATCCTCTCGGGCGACGAGTCGATCGAGGACGCGCTCGAGGCGGCCGGGACGAACGGATAG
- a CDS encoding class I fructose-bisphosphate aldolase: protein MLPIDDSPIVRDGKSLILAMDHGLEHGPVDFEEVPEKLDPSTVFETATHDAVTAMAVQKGIAEGYYPSYEDDVNLLAKLNGTSNMWMGEPDSAVNWSVDYAAEVGADAIGFTVYSGSNHEVEMFEEFRDVQEKAREYDLPVVMWSYPRGQGLKNDTKPGTISYATRIGLELGADIAKVKYPGDPEAMAHACKAAGDMNVVMSGGSKTSDYDFLSTVEAAVDAGAKGLAVGRNVWQREDPTRILDALEKVIYEEESAEAALESVSDEDEEPTDAAVEAAE, encoded by the coding sequence ATGCTTCCCATCGACGACTCCCCGATCGTCCGCGACGGCAAATCACTGATTCTCGCGATGGACCACGGGCTGGAACACGGACCGGTCGACTTCGAGGAGGTCCCCGAGAAGCTCGACCCGTCGACGGTCTTCGAGACGGCGACCCACGACGCCGTCACCGCGATGGCCGTCCAGAAGGGGATCGCCGAGGGGTACTACCCGAGCTACGAGGACGACGTGAACCTGCTGGCGAAGCTGAACGGCACCTCGAACATGTGGATGGGCGAACCCGACTCGGCGGTCAACTGGTCGGTCGACTACGCGGCCGAGGTCGGCGCCGACGCGATCGGCTTCACCGTCTACAGCGGGTCGAACCACGAGGTCGAGATGTTCGAGGAGTTCCGCGACGTCCAGGAGAAGGCCCGCGAGTACGACCTCCCCGTCGTCATGTGGTCCTACCCCCGCGGCCAGGGGCTGAAAAACGACACCAAGCCGGGTACCATCTCCTACGCGACCCGCATCGGCCTCGAGCTCGGGGCCGACATCGCGAAGGTCAAGTACCCCGGCGACCCCGAGGCGATGGCCCACGCCTGCAAGGCCGCCGGCGACATGAACGTCGTCATGAGCGGCGGCTCGAAGACCTCCGACTACGACTTCCTCTCGACTGTCGAGGCCGCCGTCGACGCCGGTGCTAAGGGCCTGGCCGTCGGCCGCAACGTCTGGCAGCGCGAGGACCCCACGCGGATCCTCGACGCCCTCGAGAAGGTCATCTACGAGGAGGAATCCGCCGAGGCTGCGCTCGAGTCGGTCTCCGACGAGGACGAGGAGCCGACCGACGCGGCGGTCGAGGCGGCCGAATAG
- a CDS encoding phytoene/squalene synthase family protein, with protein MTTGQHDCTTDADLEWCYDAVHGVSRTFSITIDRLEEPMSRHICVGYLLCRVADTIEDAGHIPPETQTDLLETYDRLLDPDAEQPVDAFMDEVEPWIPDERTDDWEVVAQTPRVLRTFDSLEEEPREIMREPVRELVDGMAMFTDRYADEGGLRLQTLEELEEYCWYAAGTVGTLITGLVARGASEERAREMRDNARSFALLLQLVNIAKDVEDDYREENNVYLPAEWLAEENVDAEAVTHEANHGGVTNVIKRVTNRAETYLDDAQRYLEIVPERHGNRLSAWAIPFLLAVGTMRELQNRPEDVVREGDVKVSRAEVFALIQQFEDGVSRSRLEELRRKMAEQPLHQ; from the coding sequence ATGACCACCGGCCAGCACGATTGCACAACTGACGCCGACCTGGAGTGGTGTTACGACGCGGTTCACGGTGTTTCGCGGACCTTCTCGATCACGATCGACCGGCTCGAGGAGCCGATGTCCAGACACATCTGCGTGGGCTATCTCCTCTGCCGTGTTGCGGACACTATCGAGGACGCGGGCCACATTCCGCCGGAAACGCAGACCGACCTCCTCGAGACGTACGATCGGCTCCTCGATCCCGACGCGGAGCAGCCGGTGGACGCGTTCATGGACGAGGTCGAACCCTGGATCCCCGACGAGCGAACCGACGACTGGGAGGTCGTCGCCCAGACGCCCCGCGTCCTGCGCACCTTCGACTCGCTCGAGGAGGAACCCCGCGAGATCATGCGCGAACCCGTCCGCGAACTCGTCGACGGGATGGCCATGTTCACCGACCGCTACGCCGACGAGGGCGGGCTGCGCCTGCAGACGCTCGAGGAACTCGAGGAGTACTGCTGGTACGCCGCCGGCACCGTCGGCACCTTGATCACGGGGCTGGTCGCTCGCGGCGCCTCCGAGGAGCGAGCCCGGGAAATGCGCGACAACGCCCGCTCCTTCGCCCTCCTGCTCCAACTGGTCAACATCGCCAAGGACGTCGAGGACGACTACCGCGAGGAGAACAACGTCTACCTCCCCGCGGAGTGGCTCGCCGAGGAGAACGTCGACGCCGAGGCGGTGACCCACGAGGCGAACCACGGCGGCGTCACGAACGTCATCAAACGCGTCACGAACCGCGCGGAGACCTACCTCGACGACGCCCAGCGCTACCTCGAGATCGTGCCGGAGCGACACGGCAACCGCCTCTCGGCGTGGGCGATCCCCTTCCTGCTCGCGGTCGGGACGATGCGCGAACTCCAGAACCGGCCCGAGGACGTCGTCCGCGAGGGCGACGTGAAGGTGTCGCGAGCGGAAGTGTTCGCGCTCATCCAGCAGTTCGAGGACGGCGTCTCGCGCAGTCGGCTCGAGGAGTTGCGCCGGAAGATGGCGGAACAGCCGCTCCATCAGTAA